Proteins from one Cicer arietinum cultivar CDC Frontier isolate Library 1 chromosome 3, Cicar.CDCFrontier_v2.0, whole genome shotgun sequence genomic window:
- the LOC101501582 gene encoding epoxide hydrolase 2-like, producing MLTSRRTGPPILPKEGMGSNLDPSSPHPLPSWLSQEDLSYYASKFDKSGFTGPLNYYRNLNLNWELTTAWTGAKVKVHVKFITGDLDLVYNSLGTKQYIESSGFKRDVPNLEEVVIQEGVVHFNNQEAAEDITNHIYEFIKKF from the exons ATGCTGACAAGTCGTAGAACTGGGCCACCAATCCTACCCAAAGAAGGAATGGGTTCTAATCTAGATCCTTCAAGTCCACATCCACTCCCTTCATGGCTCTCCCAAGAAGATCTGTCTTACTATGCTTCTAAATTTGATAAATCAGGATTCACTGGTCCCCTTAACTACTATAGAAATCTCAACTT AAATTGGGAGCTTACTACAGCATGGACTGGAGCAAAAGTGAAAGTACATGTGAAATTCATCACAGGTGATTTGGATTTAGTTTACAATTCGTTGGGCACTAAGCAATATATTGAGAGCAGTGGTTTCAAGAGAGATGTGCCAAATTTGGAAGAAGTTGTTATTCAAGAAGGTGTTGTTCACTTCAACAACCAAGAAGCTGCTGAGGATATCACCAATcacatttatgaatttatcaagAAGTTCTGA